A stretch of the Vicia villosa cultivar HV-30 ecotype Madison, WI unplaced genomic scaffold, Vvil1.0 ctg.001700F_1_1, whole genome shotgun sequence genome encodes the following:
- the LOC131636345 gene encoding uncharacterized protein LOC131636345, with the protein MLQWMGGSRRKVNASRMSTQKRQKQYFEQRRRQQQNVQMKGLDNHAESSVMDGEIHKEHQSLDIRNLLNLSKNAQECNYVDHNVKGRDEGDVFSAMPGSVSRNQLRISAKEETTVNACRFEEEITEAGARLCGQIKTSPKKVLSSAPDQQSTAFDGPPSHRKTATDPYPELSVIDLLCDDELNPTVEKSPTCEDHVSFSLQGLGKVGTETPVHSPQQMTRNPYRNSPFLKDGRKKKLKNRSHVLDDIELEVDAMMQDIGVSPISSSFPSKKLNQGSKVIEDHGHFYDHVDKNHPSISKEFFHKTENNENNEDTWNACSIFLDEKFDEAIRYDTSYENTFQMNRKSPEPLKRVAFKRECYGFEDLLPEKWPSATARKDFNMDEPLASFSTDQFDDDFNFCGASRTRSYGNNAQNLFPEDVRDSSSLLSGESSSATAVRGEYVVHSPSRLVTGENRRKQRKLFASPSHKCSSHEEKNRSLPNPSKQKPSHHSNFILQEEIGAQNSWQFEKRYASVDRSSVTTSFYQDLETNFSVFGCNTRAEDPFTVSTTPEYRASPSFGGFKNAASMADSPPCSFTLEKSAFDSPTPFPSFHSWPTGPSLSSDFQFKEMPQDNGGFHCETSSTDMSGQGSATKGERQMKLKKDRHDFFDQEDIFMGENEISCEKKMEEDAPTSNNDARKSECTDNTNPKTTECHETVYSPVHVEEMSSSLKIPDKHESPEDNRKSSCDAETKTPLKCKITNEEKKVSPPEGRNKVNGNHFNDQICLSSGQVMLESYVFHLRVQKVLNGASTTSRRNNTFLGPGRNIISHQI; encoded by the exons ATGTTGCAATGGATGGGAGGATCAAGGCGGAAAGTTAACGCT TCAAGGATGTCTACGCAGAAGAG GCAGAAGCAATATTTTGAGCAAAGGAGGCGTCAACAACAAAATGTTCAGATGAAGGGGTTAGATAACCATGCTGAAAGTTCAGTTATGGATGGAGAAATCCACAAAGAGCATCAGTCTCTGGACATTCGTAATTTgctaaatttatcaaaaaatgcCCAGGAATGCAATTATGTCGATCATAATG TGAAAGGGAGGGACGAAGGAGACGTCTTTTCTGCGATGCCAGGAAGTGTCTCAAGAAATCAGCTAAGAATATCCGCCAAAGAGGAGACTACTGTAAATGCTTGCAGATTTGAAGAAGAAA TTACAGAAGCAGGAGCACGTTTATGCGGCCAGATTAAAACTTCACCAAAAAA GGTTTTATCAAGTGCTCCTGATCAACAGAGTACTGCTTTTGATGGACCACCAAGCCATCGGAAGACAGCAACTGATCCAT ACCCAGAGTTATCTGTCATTGATTTGCTTTGTGATGATGAGCTTAATCCCACTGTGGAAAAGTCTCCAACCTGTGAAGATCATGTTTCTTTTTCACTTCAAG GTTTGGGTAAAGTTGGAACAGAGACACCAGTTCATTCACCGCAACAAATGACTAG AAATCCATATAGAAACTCTCCATTTCTGAAGGATGGAAGGAAGAAAAAGTTAAAGAATCGTAGCCACGTGTTGGATGACATTGAACTTGAAGTG GATGCAATGATGCAAGATATCGGGGTTTCACCTATCAGTTCAAGTTTCCcatcaaaaaaattaaatcaaggtTCAAAAGTTATTGAAGACCACGGGCATTTTTATGACCATGTTGACAAAAATCACCCTTCCATTAGTAAAGAGTTCTTCCACAAGACTGAAAATAATGAAAACAATGAAGACACGTGGAATG CATGTTCTATCTTCCTTGACGAGAAGTTTGACGAAGCGATAAGATATGATACCTCATATGAGAATACTTTTCAAATGAATCGTAAATCTCCTGAACCATTGAAAAGAGTGGCTTTCAAAAGGGAATGTTATGGTTTTGAAGACCTCCTACCggagaaatg GCCTTCAGCAACAGCAAGGAAAGATTTCAACATGGATG AGCCATTGGCCTCATTTTCCACAGACCAATTTGATGATGATTTTAACTTCTGTGGTGCTAGTAGGACAAG ATCATATGGGAACAATGCGCAAAATttatttccagaagatgtaagagacaGTTCGAGCTTGTTGAG CGGAGAGTCAAGCTCAGCCACTGCTG TGAGGGGTGAGTACGTCGTGCATTCGCCGTCAAGACTAGTAACAGGAGAGAACAgaagaaaacaaagaaagctttTTGCAAGCCCTAGTCATAAGTGCAGTAGTCACGAAGAGAAGAACAGAAGTCTTCCAAATccatcaaagcaaaaaccttctCATCACTCAAACTTTATCCTCCAGGAAGAGATTGGTGCACAAAACAGCTGGCAGTTTGAGAAAAGATATGCTTCTGTTGATAGAAGTTCTGTTACCACTTCATTCTATCAAGATTTAGAGACAAACTTTTCAGTCTTTGGCTGCAATACTCGAGCTGAAGATCCTTTCACCGTCTCTACAACCCCTGAATACAGGGCTAGTCCTTCCTTTGGTGGATTTAAAAATGCTGCAAGCATGGCCGATTCTCCTCCTTGCAGTTTCACCTTGGAAAAGTCTGCATTTGACAGTCCAACTCCATTCCCGAGTTTTCATTCCTGGCCAACCGGACCAAGTTTATCTTCAGATTTTCAGTTCAAAGAAATGCCTCAAGACAATGGTGGTTTTCATTGTGAGACTTCATCTACTGATATGTCAGGACAGGGAAGTGCGACCAAAGGAGAAAGACAAATGAAATTGAAAAAAGACAGACACGATTTTTTTGATCAAGAAGATATTTTTATGGGGGAGAATGAAATATCCTGtgaaaagaaaatggaagaagatGCTCCAACTTCCAATAATGATGCACGAAAAAGTGAATGCACGGATAACACTAATCCTAAGACAACAGAGTGTCATGAAACAGTTTATTCTCCTGTTCATGTGGAGGAGATGTCCTCGTCACTGAAGATACCTGACAAACACGAAAGTCCAGAAGATAACAGAAA GAGCAGCTGTGATGCTGAAACAAAAACTCCTCTTAAATGTAAAATTACAAATGAAG AAAAGAAAGTTAGTCCGCCTGAAGGAAGAAACAAGGTAAACGGAAATCATTTTAATGATCAAATTTGCTTGTCGTCGGGTCAGGTGATGCTTGAAAGCTACGTCTTTCATCTGCGTGTTCAGAAGGTATTGAACGGAGCTTCTACAACATCCAGAAGGAATAACACCTTCCTTGGACCTGGTAGGAATATAATTTCTCATCAGATTTAG